The stretch of DNA GACGCCGCTGCGCTGGGCCTCTCAGGGGTCCCCCCAACCCGGGTCCCGGGCCCACTGGCCCCCCGCAGACGCCGCTACACGCTGACTCCAGCCAGGCTGCGCTGGGACCACTTCAACCTCACCTACAGGTGCGCCCCGGCTTGGCCCTGGGGAGGGGGCGCGGCCGGCCCCCGCTGAGCTCACACTCCCTGCAGGATCCTCTCCTTCCCTCGGAACCTGCTGAGCCCGCGGGAGACGCGGCGGGCCCTGGCTGCCGCCTTCCGCATGTGGAGCGACGTGTCCCCCTTCAGCTTCCGCGAGGTGGCCCCCGAGCAGCCCAGCGACCTCCGGATAGGTGGgcgcccgcccccgccccggcccgGCGTGCGCGCCTGGCCTCTCAGCCCTGTGCTCCCCTCAGGCTTCTACCCGATCAACCACACGGACTGCCTGGTCTCCGCGCTGCACCACTGCTTCGACGGCCCCACGGGGGAGCTGGCCCACGCCTTCTTCCCCCCGCACGGCGGCATCCACTTCGACGACAGCGAGTACTGGGTGCTGGGCCCCACGCGCTACAGCTGGAAGAAAGGTGACCGTCCAGGCTGGCCTCCTGGAGGCCTCCGCAGCGCAGTGGGCTGCCGCGGTCGGGCTTTGGGGCAGACGCAGGAGGGACCTTCCGGGGTGGTGGCTGCTACTGGAGTTGAGCAGGCGAGGAGGGGAGCCCGTGGGAGCCCCCAGTCCCGGCAGCCCTGAACTCCCTTTCCCATCCCCCTGCGACTCTGGAGCGGGAGCAGGAGCTGCATTCCTGGGGGCCGAGCTCACCGCCTGGGCCCAGAACGTTCTTATCTTTCCGTGGCTGCGGCGGAGGGCGGCTCCGCGGCTGCGCTCCAGCAGATGTGCCGGGCCTCGGGGAGCTGGCCCACGGGCGGCGGGGCTGGGACGGGGCTCCCAGGCGCTGACCCCCAGGGCCCGCAGGCGTGTGGCTCACGGACCTGGTGCACGTGGCGGCCCACGAGATCGGCCACGCGCTGGGCCTGATGCACTCACAGCACGGCCGGGCGCTCATGCACCTGAACGCCACGCTGCGCGGCTGGAAGGCGTTGTCCCAGGACGAGCTGTGGGGGCTGCACCGGCTCTACGGTGAGTCCCTTTGTCGGGCGGGAGGGCGGCGATCGGGCGGTCCTGAGCCAGGCCGTGCTCCCCACGCTCCCGGCAGGATGCCTGGACAGGCTTTTCGTGTGCGCGTCCTGGGCACGGAGGGGCTTCTGCGACGCTCGCCGGCGCCTCATGAAGAGGCTCTGCCCCAGCAGCTGCGACTTCTGCTACGGTGATG from Rhinopithecus roxellana isolate Shanxi Qingling chromosome 12, ASM756505v1, whole genome shotgun sequence encodes:
- the MMP23B gene encoding matrix metalloproteinase-23 isoform X2 translates to MGRGARVPSEAPGAGVERRWLGAALVALCLLPVLVLLARLGAPAVPAWSAAQSIFRGSFWPGDRHRCLPRTLSSLKGDAAALGLSGVPPTRVPGPLAPRRRRYTLTPARLRWDHFNLTYRILSFPRNLLSPRETRRALAAAFRMWSDVSPFSFREVAPEQPSDLRIGGRPPPPRPGVRAWPLSPVLPSGFYPINHTDCLVSALHHCFDGPTGELAHAFFPPHGGIHFDDSEYWVLGPTRYSWKKGVWLTDLVHVAAHEIGHALGLMHSQHGRALMHLNATLRGWKALSQDELWGLHRLYGCLDRLFVCASWARRGFCDARRRLMKRLCPSSCDFCYEFPFPTVATTPPPPRTKTRLVPEGRNVTFRCGQKILHKKGKVWYKDQEPLEFSYPGYLALGEAHLSIIANAVNEGTYTCVVRRQQRVLTTYSWRVRVRG
- the MMP23B gene encoding matrix metalloproteinase-23 isoform X1, encoding MGRGARVPSEAPGAGVERRWLGAALVALCLLPVLVLLARLGAPAVPAWSAAQSIFRGSFWPGDRHRCLPRTLSSLKGDAAALGLSGVPPTRVPGPLAPRRRRYTLTPARLRWDHFNLTYRILSFPRNLLSPRETRRALAAAFRMWSDVSPFSFREVAPEQPSDLRIGGRPPPPRPGVRAWPLSPVLPSGFYPINHTDCLVSALHHCFDGPTGELAHAFFPPHGGIHFDDSEYWVLGPTRYSWKKGVWLTDLVHVAAHEIGHALGLMHSQHGRALMHLNATLRGWKALSQDELWGLHRLYGCLDRLFVCASWARRGFCDARRRLMKRLCPSSCDFCYEFPFPTVATTPPPPRTKTRLVPEGRNVTFRCGQKILHKKGKVYWYKDQEPLEFSYPGYLALGEAHLSIIANAVNEGTYTCVVRRQQRVLTTYSWRVRVRG
- the MMP23B gene encoding matrix metalloproteinase-23 isoform X4 → MGRGARVPSEAPGAGVERRWLGAALVALCLLPVLVLLARLGAPAVPAWSAAQSIFRGSFWPGDRHRCLPRTLSSLKGDAAALGLSGVPPTRVPGPLAPRRRRYTLTPARLRWDHFNLTYRILSFPRNLLSPRETRRALAAAFRMWSDVSPFSFREVAPEQPSDLRIGGRPPPPRPGVRAWPLSPVLPSGFYPINHTDCLVSALHHCFDGPTGELAHAFFPPHGGIHFDDSEYWVLGPTRYSWKKGVWLTDLVHVAAHEIGHALGLMHSQHGRALMHLNATLRGWKALSQDELWGLHRLYGCLDRLFVCASWARRGFCDARRRLMKRLCPSSCDFCYEFPFPTVATTPPPPRTKTRLVPEGRNVTFRCGQKILHKKGKV
- the MMP23B gene encoding matrix metalloproteinase-23 isoform X3, with translation MGRGARVPSEAPGAGVERRWLGAALVALCLLPVLVLLARLGAPAVPAWSAAQGDAAALGLSGVPPTRVPGPLAPRRRRYTLTPARLRWDHFNLTYRILSFPRNLLSPRETRRALAAAFRMWSDVSPFSFREVAPEQPSDLRIGFYPINHTDCLVSALHHCFDGPTGELAHAFFPPHGGIHFDDSEYWVLGPTRYSWKKGVWLTDLVHVAAHEIGHALGLMHSQHGRALMHLNATLRGWKALSQDELWGLHRLYGCLDRLFVCASWARRGFCDARRRLMKRLCPSSCDFCYEFPFPTVATTPPPPRTKTRLVPEGRNVTFRCGQKILHKKGKVYWYKDQEPLEFSYPGYLALGEAHLSIIANAVNEGTYTCVVRRQQRVLTTYSWRVRVRG